GTAAGATACCCTGATTCGGACCAGGTATTGGCTAGGGCTGTGGCCAGAATGCATAAAGGAAACCCCCCGGGTAAGGTTGGAAACATCGGGGATCGTTACAACTGGGAGATGTTGCTGGAGCAGGCGCCTAATGAGGATCTCTATATCATTACGAAAGACGGTGATTTCAGTTCTTTGCTTGGAACTTTGGACAAGAATCCTCGCCCGATGGCGTTCTTGGCCAAGGAGTGGGCGGAGAAAGCGCCTGGGCGTAATTTGTATGTCCATACTTCTATCCAGGCGCTTTTGAGTCACTACGAGAAGCTTGCAGCCCAACCTCAGGAACCCCAGGTGCCTGTGGAGACTGCGGTACCCGCTCCAGTTCCAGTGCCGGAGGTGGTGCCTCAGCTTTCTGTCACGCCGGTGCCTAATGCCGCCGATCTGATGGTCCAGCAGGCCAAGCAAGAGGCGATAAGCGCCCTGGTTAAGAGTGAGAGCTTCGCGCAAACCCATCAGGCGATCGCTACGCTTAGTTCGCTAATGAACTGGATCAATGTGGCGGAAGCGAACAAGCTTTTCGAGGCCGCCTTGGAGAACCACCAGATTAAATGGATCCTAACGGATTCGGATGTCAATGGCTTCTACCTCGACCTGCTGAACAAGCACTCACTACACGCGGAAGATGAGCTGGTCAACTTGATGATTGAGGAGCTCGGACTCCTGACCGATGACGATCCATTTTGATGATTGAGGAGTTCGGATTCCTGATCGATGAAGATCCTTGGAGGTGACGTGCCGTGGGGTCGTCTAGACAATGCTCTCGGAGGCTCGGTGTTCACACGCTACGACGCCACCAGATGGCGGGAGAAGACCGTCGCACACTGTGCCCGTCACGCGGTAGAGCCGGGTAAGCGCGGAATCGAGATGTGAACTTAGAACTCCCCTCACAAAAGCGCATCGTGCGGGGTGATCACTTAGTAACGTAGGCCAACATAGGCGCTGACGCTTGCCCGATCGCAACGATTCCTGTCACCACCGTTACTAGGTTCGCAAGAGTAGCGAGACGATCCATAAAGGACTTTCCCTCAGCAGTGGACATGCTGATCTTGCCACTCTCGCTGAGGTTGGCGTGCGCAACCGAACACAGCACTGCATCCAGAATCGGTGCGGCGCCCGTGATGAAGTATGTGTCGATCGTGTTTACTACCACCTTGAGTCGATCCAACAGAACCTTCTTCAGATCGTCAGGGAATGAGGACTGCAGTACAAAGTCAATCAGTTCGTTGGTACTACTACGAATCTCTTGCAACTGCTCAGAGGTCAGGGCCTTTCCGGGCTGCTTGGACTCAAAAAGCTCATCCATACTACTGAGGAACTGAATGGTGTGCGTATCGATAGGCGACATGTAGTCAGCCCAGCGGGTTCCAAATATGTTGCGGCTGAATGCAGAAAAGAAACATCCAACCATATGCTGGTGAGTGTTTCGAGCAAACTGCCGAGGATGATTGGACTCCAGCTGAGCTACAACTTGACCAGGAAGCGCCATCACACGCCCCACCCTGTCCAAGAGCGTAGGTGTGTGATCGCGTTGGACGCCGAGAATTACACACCATGCGTCATGCGCAACGATTGTAGGGTCTATGTCTCTTCCAGCTTCAACGATTGACAGTAGGCGACCTGCGGGGTTGTCTCCGTACATCCACTTCTCCTGCTAAAGGCGGCTATGCACTGGCTTCACTGCCGTGACGATTGAGATATCGCCGGCTAGGCGGAGCTTAACTCGGTCAATCTCAAGAATATCTGATTGCAACGAAGCTTAGGCTGACATGTCAACCACCCTCCACCCATTAGATTGCAGTGCAGCCAACTGTGGAGCAGTCACGCGATCTTTGTGAGTTGCGATAGCTAACAGCTCAGTGGGACGGGACATGCCAACGTAGAGACCTCGATATGCCCCCTTGATCGATTTAGGACCGCTGGGCATCGGGGATCCATTGGCAATGCTCTCCATGGCCGCCCCAATGTCATGCCGTTTCAGGTGATGAACTATTCCATCAAGAACTAAAGTGGCTAGGTGCGTCTCCCCCTTTACGGATGCAGTGGTTCCAACCTCAACTGACACCGTTCTTCCGCTATGAGAGACAACGACTGAGTTGTTCAATAGGCAGGAATCGGAGCTGGCATCATCATCCGTCTCCAGCGCCGCTGCGAATTCACTCTCATCGATCTCATCTTTCAGAAGAGGTTTCAGTACATCAAATATCTGAGAGATCGTCTGTGGCCAGGTGCTCGTCCCAATCAAATCTCCAGTTACCGCTAGCCTGTATCGAAGGCTACGGATCGGCGCAACGTCAATACCCTTTCCCTCAAGCGCTCGTAGAAGCCCGCTCGCGTCTCGCACGTCACGAACGATTTTGCTCCCTCCTGCTCGCAAACAGAGCAGGAGGGCGCGGGAGATGTCGCGAGTGCGCTTGGACAGGTCGACGGGAGCGACCCCCCATCCCGGAGGGGCTGCCAGAAGTGATCTGACAGACTCCTTTCCGCTTGCGCCAGATGCAGTCATCGAGAACAGAGGGTAGTAGTCAACGACATGGCGGCCGAGTCCCAATTTTGATGAGCCGGTCTTTCTTGAGCAGATCGCCTTGATGGGCAGCCCAGCACGATCCTGGTCACTCAAAGTATCGATGACTATTTGACCGAATCGACCGATAACGTCACCAACGTTTCCGTCGTCATACAGAATCACTACCGGCGCGTGCTCGCCCTGTCGCTCGGATACAACTTGCGCAGGATAGTCTTGAACAGAGGAAACGATTGCCGCAATGTCCTTTGGAAAACGTTTAGTAGAACTTACGGTGAGAGCCCCTTCTTTCGGAAAGGTGAGTTGCCCTTCATCCTTTCCATTGTTGAGTATCCTCTGGTTGCGGTCGCCGAATCTCTGCATAGTCACTGAGTCTCCGAAGATTGAGTTCAGAAGATGTTCTTGCTCAGAGTCGGTATCCTGCATTTCATCAATGAGAACCAGTGGATATCTCCATGACGCCGCGCGGGTTACAGAGGGTTGCCTCTTCAGTAGGTGACTCGCGAAAGCAAGCATATCCGCGTGGCGGAAAATTCCTTCGGAAGTCAGTTGATGTTTGATCTCTTCGGCTTGCTTCCATGTAGGTGAGCTCTCGCCAGGAAGACTTCCGATCTCCGTGCCGAGCTTGAGGTCTTCGCCGACGTGGATGAGCGTCCCGACGACATCGTCGCCATTAGGCTGCCTTTTCGCCCAACCCCTGAGAGTCCACTTCCTTTGCATTAAGTAGAGAGCATTTCTTTCAAACACGTCATTGTCGATGGAGTCGATCTCAATACCCTCAGACCGAAGCAGGGGCAGAGCAAGATGCGTGTTGATAAATGAGTGAATAGTTCCTATGAAGTGTGGATACGACAGTAGTGATGCGCCATGAGCATTCGATGCCAGGCGCTTCGAAATCTCCGTGGCTGCTACGTTTGTGTGGCTTATTACACAGATACCTCTGTTAGCGTGCTTCCACTTAGACGACAGCAGTATCAGTTTGGCAGCAAGGAGCGTAGTTTTCCCGCTTCCCGGAGCGGCCTGTACGTCACAGGAAGTCATCGCTTGAAGAACTGTGGCTCGTTCAGGGTCAGTGAAGTCCAAGCCAGGCATCAGATCAGCTAGTAGCGCCAAGTCTTCATCAGTGATTGTAGGCAGGGTCATGCGATCTCCTCTTGCGCGGGCTCAGCGTCATCATTCCCCGCTGAGGCGCATGCCCTTGGTGCACCAGTGGTAACGTGAAGCAGAGCTTCGCGAAGATAGCGGGGCAGCATGTCCAAGAGATCCTGTCCACCGCCATAGTTTCCACTGGCGAGAAGTCGAGCCGCGAACTGCGCGGCGACTGCCTTGGAGGCATCGCCTTCGTAGAGTGGCTTATAGATCTCACATGCCATAGCAACTTTGTCGCCGGCATGTTTGCCTTGGAGGATCGCCCACGTTGCAGCCGCCTCGACCTCCAGATCGGGAATTTTGGATTCGTCGAACTTAAGCCCCTGAGACTTCTTAGCGCAAGCTAGGCTTACTGCGATGAAGATAAGTTGGGAGCAGCCGCTCAGTGCGAGATCATACTCAAGCGTCCATTGATCTGAGACAAAGACACGGACAGACTTTTCATCCTCCACCTCGACCCTGTCCTTCTTCCTCTGTACCACTGCAGCAACCTCCGCTGTGGTGTAGTCCTTTTCAAATCGCTTCTGGCCCTTCTTCTTTGGCGGATCGACGTAAGTCGCCTGCGTTGGAACGATATCTCTGTCAGTAACGCAACCTACTGGGATGCCAACCGAATCGGACCCGCCCGCGCGTTGGAAGATTCGTGCGTAGTGGTACAGCCCGACATCACCGACGTTGACGATCGACACGCCGTGGGCTGAAAGAGACAGCCCGGCTGCCTCAGCGAGCGCCGGAAGTAGCAAGGCTTCACCTGGTGCTTCTACTACCAAGATGCCTCGCGCGAAGAACAGGTTCGCCTTTGTTGCATCAAGAAAGCGCTCCAGGTACTCGAAATCAAGCTTATCCAGACGGGTGTCCGCCTGCCGGAGCGGGTATGTCCTAGATTTCCTGACCAGGATAAGTGACTGCAAAGGAGCGGTGGTCGCAAGGGAAGGGCTATGAGTTGAAAGGATCACCTGCACTGGGGATTGATCGTCCGCGCTCTTGCTCTCCATCAGTCGGAGCACTCGGTCCTGAAGCTGAGGATGCAAGTGCGCCTCGGGTTCTTCAATGAGTAGCAGCGGAAGTCCCTCTTCGTCACCACTCAACAGAACCAATTCAGTTGCCATGAACAGTGCGTTGTTGTATCCAAGCCCGCGAGCGCATTTCGCATCCTGATCAACGGCTTCCGGTGGAGTTAGCGACAGCTCGAATCTTTCAAGAATCTGAGTAAGACTACTGGACCCAGCGATGCGGATCCGGGAGGAGAGTGCCTCCCCTTCGAACGACATTCGGGAAAGGTAGTTGTTATTGATTTCATCTTGGACTGTGCCGATGGTCTCATGGCGCTGAATGTCATACTGCGCGCGACTCATCATCCCCACAAGCGTCGCCGGCGGAGTGCCGCCTTCAGGATCGAAGTCATTTTTGTCTTGAGAGACCATTGACTTGTGAGCGCCGAGTATCTGCGAAAGTCGCGACAGCCTGCCGGGCCGAAGCTCAGCCTCTGCATCTCGCAGAGGGCGTAGATAAGTCGCCCTGACCAGTTCTCGCACAGCAGCACCGACCTCGGGGCCTGAGCCATCCGCCCCACATCGGGTAACCGAGAACACTCTTGACCGCCTGCCTGGAGTGGCCGGTAGGCGTGTCGCTTGCAGATGAAGGATCAGCGATCTAGTGCCGTCCTTCTCGTAGGTAAGCCATTCCAGAACAGCTGCCTCTTGGGAGACGGACAGTTCCTTCAAGCATGCCTGGATTGTCAGTGTCTCAGCCTGCGCTGCACCATGCACATGAAAGTCCGACTCTTGGATTCGAACGCTCTCATAGCTCGTGGTCCAAAGGAGGAGCCGGATGGCATCGATGATAGTCGTCTTGCCGGCGTCGTTCTCCCCGATAAGGACGTTCAAGCCGTTGTTGAGCGTGAGGTCCAACTTCGGTGATGACTTTGTGTCTCCAAAGCCTCTGAAACCGCTCGCTTTGATGCTATGCAGGTACATGATCCATTTCCCTATTGGCTCTAAGTTACGTAACTGCAATACCGACTAATCCCTACGGTAGGTGAGGTGGCGGAGCGTGCCCAAGTCGCTCTGCAATTTTCCGCTGCTGAGACGTCAGCGCCGGCCAGATGAGGTGCACTCGACT
This genomic interval from Stenotrophomonas sp. 57 contains the following:
- a CDS encoding AAA family ATPase, which gives rise to MYLHSIKASGFRGFGDTKSSPKLDLTLNNGLNVLIGENDAGKTTIIDAIRLLLWTTSYESVRIQESDFHVHGAAQAETLTIQACLKELSVSQEAAVLEWLTYEKDGTRSLILHLQATRLPATPGRRSRVFSVTRCGADGSGPEVGAAVRELVRATYLRPLRDAEAELRPGRLSRLSQILGAHKSMVSQDKNDFDPEGGTPPATLVGMMSRAQYDIQRHETIGTVQDEINNNYLSRMSFEGEALSSRIRIAGSSSLTQILERFELSLTPPEAVDQDAKCARGLGYNNALFMATELVLLSGDEEGLPLLLIEEPEAHLHPQLQDRVLRLMESKSADDQSPVQVILSTHSPSLATTAPLQSLILVRKSRTYPLRQADTRLDKLDFEYLERFLDATKANLFFARGILVVEAPGEALLLPALAEAAGLSLSAHGVSIVNVGDVGLYHYARIFQRAGGSDSVGIPVGCVTDRDIVPTQATYVDPPKKKGQKRFEKDYTTAEVAAVVQRKKDRVEVEDEKSVRVFVSDQWTLEYDLALSGCSQLIFIAVSLACAKKSQGLKFDESKIPDLEVEAAATWAILQGKHAGDKVAMACEIYKPLYEGDASKAVAAQFAARLLASGNYGGGQDLLDMLPRYLREALLHVTTGAPRACASAGNDDAEPAQEEIA
- a CDS encoding PIN domain-containing protein produces the protein MPALHIFIDTNVFLNFYSFPEDKSSVLEALIKVLGPSKINLHLPKQVEDEFWRNRESKIHAAVLEFRNANLPTAVPNHMRGAETATHYKDAIDAAESARKKLVAHVLGLAVLGKLEIDTQVTEVFARAVRYPDSDQVLARAVARMHKGNPPGKVGNIGDRYNWEMLLEQAPNEDLYIITKDGDFSSLLGTLDKNPRPMAFLAKEWAEKAPGRNLYVHTSIQALLSHYEKLAAQPQEPQVPVETAVPAPVPVPEVVPQLSVTPVPNAADLMVQQAKQEAISALVKSESFAQTHQAIATLSSLMNWINVAEANKLFEAALENHQIKWILTDSDVNGFYLDLLNKHSLHAEDELVNLMIEELGLLTDDDPF
- a CDS encoding UvrD-helicase domain-containing protein, with protein sequence MTLPTITDEDLALLADLMPGLDFTDPERATVLQAMTSCDVQAAPGSGKTTLLAAKLILLSSKWKHANRGICVISHTNVAATEISKRLASNAHGASLLSYPHFIGTIHSFINTHLALPLLRSEGIEIDSIDNDVFERNALYLMQRKWTLRGWAKRQPNGDDVVGTLIHVGEDLKLGTEIGSLPGESSPTWKQAEEIKHQLTSEGIFRHADMLAFASHLLKRQPSVTRAASWRYPLVLIDEMQDTDSEQEHLLNSIFGDSVTMQRFGDRNQRILNNGKDEGQLTFPKEGALTVSSTKRFPKDIAAIVSSVQDYPAQVVSERQGEHAPVVILYDDGNVGDVIGRFGQIVIDTLSDQDRAGLPIKAICSRKTGSSKLGLGRHVVDYYPLFSMTASGASGKESVRSLLAAPPGWGVAPVDLSKRTRDISRALLLCLRAGGSKIVRDVRDASGLLRALEGKGIDVAPIRSLRYRLAVTGDLIGTSTWPQTISQIFDVLKPLLKDEIDESEFAAALETDDDASSDSCLLNNSVVVSHSGRTVSVEVGTTASVKGETHLATLVLDGIVHHLKRHDIGAAMESIANGSPMPSGPKSIKGAYRGLYVGMSRPTELLAIATHKDRVTAPQLAALQSNGWRVVDMSA